TCTTATTTGACTTCTCCTATTCCCAGGTCACCAGGGCCTTCCTCTGCTTCACTTTCTACTTAAATATTTGAGAGCCCCAAATTACCAGAGGCCAGTCAGTGAGAGGTAGGCTTTCCTGGGTAGGTTGTTCCAGTCCCAGTGCTCTGTCTCATGAGAGGGGACAGTTGCTTGTCTCTAAGGTCAATAAGGGGCCCAATTTTGGCAAACATTTGCCTATTTGTCCTGTGGTGTTCTGCTCAGATCTCCCTTCGGGAGAACACAGAGTGAACATTCTACTTGGCCGACAGACTTAGGTTTCCACTTCTTAGGATGTTCTGCAGTGATCGCAGTAGCATCCCTCTCTACAGGTTGCTCTGAGACAATGACTGGCGGACAGTGCTAGAGCCCGGCCAAGTCTGCCAGACATGGGACTACTCAGTCATGTAATCTTCACTCTGGGGCTCTGTATCAACTTGGCCGAGATTTTCTGAGTAGCactgtaatttttctctttctccctttttttttttttttttttttgagacggagtctcgctctgtcgcccaggctgaagtgcagtggctggatctcagctcactgcaagctccgcctcccgggttcacgccattctcctgcctcagcctcctgagtagctgggactacaggcgcccgccaccttgcccggctagttttttgtattttttttagtagagatggggtttcaccgtgttagccaggatggtctcgatctcctgacctcgtgatccacctgtctcggcctcccaaagtgctgggattacaggtctttCTCCCTTTCATACATGTATGACCGTCATCATGATCTATAGGTTCTCCCAATCTATACCTGAACTGATACATACTGACTAATCAGAGCTTGTTCAGGAGTCAGAAATGCTGCAAAAGCAGTATCTACCTCTTGCTCCCACATTCCCAGTCTAATCTAAGACAGAGACCCAGAATAAGGAGAAATCAGATGGCTGTGACTCAAATATGTAAGAAATAGCTTTTTACTCctcttctcatttaaaaatttaaaaatttccaaagggtaaataaacagaaaaggatAAAAACACCTCTTGAGCCTAATATGTAGTAAATTTTCTATCTGATAAATACTGGTAGAAGAAACTGGGGCTGGAAATTTCAAAGAGTGATGGAAGGTCAGGGTCCAGTTCTGGGCATTTCTTAAAAAGGCAGCCACGGCCAgatgcggtggttcatgcctgtaatctcatcactttgggaggccgagatgggaggatcacttgaggtcaggagttccagaccagcctggccaacatgatgaacccccatctttactaaaaatacaaaaattagccaggtgtgatggtgcatgcttgtaatcccagctactcaggaggctgaggcaggagaattgcttgaacccaggagccagaggttgcagtgaactgatattgcatcactgcactccagcctgagcgatagagtgagattccatcacaggaaaaaaaaaaaaaaaaaaaaaaaggcagccgctaggccaagcatggtggcttacgcttgtaatcccagcactttgggaggccaaggcaggcagatcacctgcggtcaggagttcaagaccagcctggccaacatggtgaaatcctgtctctactaaaaatacaaaaaatttgctgggcgtggtggctcgtacctgtaattccagctacttgggaggctacggcaagagaatcacttgaacccgggaggcagaggctgcagtgagctaagatcacgctgccgtactccagcctgggcaacagagcgagacttcatctcaaaaaaaaaaaaaaaaaaaaaggcagacactGGGGACAGCAGGACACAGCAAAGGAGCAGCACAGCCCGGATCATGGTGGGGACAACAGAGCAGCCCTGCTGGAAGGAAGCAGCGCTcaggctgggaggtggagaaAGGCTCAGGATGAAGAGACACCAAGACTGGCCAGAGCTAGAAAGTGTCTAGCCCTTGGAAACTTCAATTACCATGGAAATAGCTTCACTCCTACTTTTAGAGGCTATGAGAGATCCTCATCtgttcaggaaaaaataaaaataaaaagtcaaagcaACAGGACAATCCAAATCCATCCTTTACTTAGGAGCTTTCCTGAGCTGAATGGCTATTTTCTGAATCTCATCTTCGCCCTATCTCAGCTGGAAGCACAGGGAGCAAGAAAGCTGACATTCCCAAGAATGGGTAAGAACATAATATTTGCAGTATGTATCCATCCTTTTCCTGCCTAGATTTTGTCCTTTTCTATGCCCCATGCCAACAAGTTGGCTTCTCTTCCTTTGTGGCTCCTCCTTCTTCCTGCTGCATACTCTTGTCACCCTAAGAATTTACCCTAGACAAAAGGATCTAGACGTAAAAATGCTTTTCTGTGTCTTCTGCagggaaagcagaagaaaagggaaggttgttggtctttttttttttttttttttttgagacagagtctcgctctgtcacccagacataCGCactggcgtgaccttggctcactgcaacctctgtctgcctcctgggttcaggcgattctcctacctcagctacctgagtagctgggattacaggcgcttgccaccatggctggctaatttttgtatttttagtggagacggggtttcgccatgttgtccaggctggtctcaaactcctgacctcaagtgatctgcccgtctcagcctcccaaagtgctgggacaacaggcttgagtcactgtgccgGTCTGCTGTTCTCTTTTTACCCTAAAATGTTTAAGTTCTTCTTTCAAGagcacattaaaaataacatctcagccgggcgcggtggctcaagcctgtaatcccagcactttgggaggccgagatgggcggatcacaaggtcaggagatcgagaccatcctggctaacacggtgaaaccccgtctctactaaaacaaatacaaaaaaaactagccgggcatgttggcgggcgcctgtagtcccagctactcgggagcctgaggcaggagaatggcgcaaacccgggaggcggagcttgcagtgagctgagatccggccactgcactccagcctgggcgacagagcgagacatcgtctcaaaaaaaaaaaaaaagcacagcagGGGAAGGGCTGGGGAACTCAGATATACTGACAAGTCAGACTGAGATCAGAACTTCTACTCTTACATGTTTAATACCAAACATAAAGCAAAAACGTTCGTCATCTAGAGTACTATATTCCAGCCCTATCTCAAATGCAGGAATGGGGCTCTATCTGGTATCTAGAGGATGAtcacaggaaagaaaatgaggacaGAGGCATCTGGTATCTTCCAAAAGTGGTACAAAACCCCCACCTGTCATGTCATAAAGCTCCCTATCTGATGCGGTGGCCTGCCTCCAAGAGAAAGCCAAAAGGAACAGACCAGTAAGAGGGGTCCAGGGTGCTTTCTCTATTTCATTCGCTCCTCTTATTTGCTAAGGAGCTCTAATAATCAAAAGAAATGGTTcctagaagaaaaggaataaatccCCAGAGAACTGCTGGGGCATACCGATAAAAACTGGGAGAAACAAAGACTGATAGCAGAGAAGGCCAATACTGCTGCTGAAGTTTGTCAGCCTAAATCCGTGGAAGAGCCAGGATTGTACTGCTCTGTCCGGTAAGAGGAGTGTCTGGGTCCTGTATGACCCTTCCAACTCTGACTTAAATGTACCATCTAAAAACGTGTCTATCTCTACCCCTAGGCTTCTTAGCTCTTCAGTCATCCTCATCATCCTCAATCTGAAATCGTTTCTTCTTTTGGATTCTTGGAGCTGCCAACTCTGGTGCTGTGGGAACAAcaggggtgagagagagagagaatatctaAATATGTTAAGGGGTAAGGAGGTGGTAGAGTTTGTCTTCAggattagagaagaaaaagaaggtccATCCAATTCCCTACCTCTGTTTCTGCCCTCATCTTCCTGTTCCTCGTCACTGTCCAGCAACTGTCGCTTCTTGGGTGCTGTCTTCAGCTGCTCTTTACCAACAGTGTCTTCCTCTGCAATGACCATAAATAATGACACAAAATCAGGAACTCAGTCCTCATATTCTCAATATACCTTTCTTGCCCTCTAGACCAACATGGCTGACACGTTAATACTCAGAAGATGGCTGTCGCACTATTACCCTCTGGGGACGCCAGGCCTTTCTTCTTGTGGGTTAGCAAGAGGGCCCTCAGGGCTTGTGGTCGGTGCTCTTTACAGTGCTCCTCATCAGAGCCTTCCTCTCCAGGGACTTCAGGCTGTAGCTCTGGCTGCAGCTTCTGTTCCTCCTCTGGTTGATTCAAAGAAGCTGCTACCCTCCGGAGCTGGGTAGGACTCAGCTTGGCTGGAATTCGCCAGAAGGTTTCCTACAGGGGCCAAGAAGTTGAAAAGGGAAAGGACCAGCCTCTTGTTCCCCAGTTTGATATTCAGTGAATATATATGACCCAGCATTGGTGAAGATCCACAAGGGTTGTGAACTCTACTTAATACTTATTTATTCAAGATATAAccaatgcctagcacagtgcctgctaCATTAGGAGGTTCCCAGTAAGTataggtttttttggttgttctttttttttttaaatgagaaggggtctgcctctgtcactcgggctgaagtgcagtggcacaagtaTAGTCCACtgtagtctcgatctcttgggctcaagctatcctcccgcctcagcctctcaagtagctaggaccacggGGGTGCCATGATGCCACCATGATGCCCAACTGCttcataattttttgtagaaacagggtcttgctgtgttgcccaggccagtctcaaatgatcctcccacctcagcctcccaaagtgctgcgattacaggcatgagccattacacctggctatagttgttaactgaataaataaataaataaatcctgggGATGTAAAGGTGAATCGGGTATGATCCTCACTCTCAAATAACTCAAATCCaatgggaaaaataacaaatgtgcCGTAAtatcacaggatttttttttttttttttttttgaggcagaatctcactctgtcacccaggctggagtaccatggcaAAGTGATaaaagctcactgcaacctcaccctcccgggttcaagcaattctcctgcctcagcctcccaagtagctgggactacaggcacctaccaccacaccaggctaagttttgtatttctagtagagacagggttttgccatgttggccaggctggtcttgaactcctgacctcaggtaatccgcctgcctcggcctcccaaagtgctggggttacaggcatgagccatcgtaccTGGCAGATTCCACAGGACTGAGGCTGCATCAGGGGAATGAACAAATCACAACTGCAAAAGTGATTATTTTTACTTCAGGGGTTGAAAGAATGACAGGGACTGCTTCTCTGACAAGGTGACAATTGAGCAGACTCTTGAAGACTGCGTAGAGGTCCATCAGTAAGACAGATGGAGTGGGTGTGTGTCACCTTGTGTGCACGGTTGCAGCCTTCCACAGAGGGACAGGCATGATTAGCCATTTGGAGGCATGAAAAAGCCTACCAGGGTGACGATGATGTAAAGTTGGTGTGTGAGTGGTGTGGCTGTGAGGCTGCAAAGGTTGGCCAAGGATGGGCATGCCATTTGGAATTTGTGGATTCTGTCCTGCAAGCAGTAAGGAATCATCAAGGGCTCTGGACAGAGGACTTGACCCTCCATATCCAGAAGTTCTGAATCTGTGGATTCAAAACACTGTAAATcgacaatatttaaaaaaaaaattaactataaaaaataacaacataacATTACACAATAAtacacagcctgggcaacatggcataaccccatctctacaaaaaatacaaaaagttagctgggagtggtgacataggcctgtggtcccagctgctcaggaggctgaggtgggaggatcacctgagcctgggaggttgaggcaaaagtgagccgagactgagtcactgcactccagcctgggcaatggagtgagactctgtctgtctgtctgtctctctctatgtatatgtatatatatttaaaatacagtataacaattatttacattgtATAGGTATTATATGTAATCTagaaatgacttaaagtatacaggaggatgtaaCTAGGTTATTCACAAATACTACAaaaagggacttgagcatctgtagaTTTTGGTAGCTGTGGGCaggggggtcctggaaccaatccctccTCAGATTCCTGCCAAGATACTAAGGGACAACTGTAatcaaaactatattttaaaaagataaatctgGGGGCAGTCTGGAAGATGGATTTAGGGGAAGGGGAGattagagagaggaaaagaagactaGCAGAATGGTTGCTGCAGGAATCTTGGTCAGAGATGACAAGGCAATGAGGAGGATCGAGATGACAATGAGGATGATAAGGAAGACCACCATGACAGTGAGGAGGACCATGATGGCGACtacagtgaggaggaggaggaggagatgtatttggaaataggactAACACGCCTTGGGTGACACTCTAACTGGCATATTTACCTGCTCAGAGGCAGGGGGCCGAACCCCTAGCTTGCGCAACAGCTGCTGAAACTGTTCATTCTCCATGGCTTCCTCATTTTCCTCTGTGAGTGGCACCAATGGAACTGCCTGGGAGCAGCCTAAGACAGGGTCAACGGTCATATGGTGAAGATATAAGAGAAGAACTGGTCCTCCATCCCATGACCAGGTAGGTCTCCAATAGCCTCCAGGGCTCTCCTAAAAGCGTCATCTGTCCACTCACCATCCTCTTCCCGATCATCTGCTGCTCGGATCAGGCAGTGCTGGAGCCACAGGAGCGGGGTAGAAAAGCCTAAAGAAATGAGGGAAACTTACATTTGACCCTACTCCCAAGCCCTCCACCTGAGACACCTCTCCCAGCCAAAGTCCTCACCTTCCTGATGCAGGCTTTGACCAAGGTTTTCAGTTGAAAGGACTAAGCTACCCTGGACTTCTTCTGCTTCTGAGCTCCCTTCTTCATCCTCCTCGCTGTCTTCCTCAGGCAggttttcctcttcttccagATCTTCCTGGCAAAAATCTTTCAGGGACTCCGCTCCATTTGGCTAAAATTcattgggggttgggggaatgaAAACGAAGGCAACACAAGGAACTTAGTGGAGTCTCCTGGTTCCTGACCCCTCCCTGCACCGCACCCGCTCTCTGAGAAGGACCTGGTCAGAACAGCCTCAGGCAGGAAGAATGTGGGTGGACTGCTCCTAAGGAGCATTTCAAGGGGAGCGGGCCCATGCCAGCAGAGCCAGGGTCAGACTGTTACCAAGATGGAGGATGCCAACTTTTTCCGCCGTTTCTTGTACAGCTCCCGCCGCTCAGCCACCAGCCCCAGAGCCAAGAGTTTATCCACTATTCGGGCCCGTGAGCGTTTGGCTGTGATATTCTTCATGATATGACCCAGGACATCTATAAAAAGCGAGCATGTGAATACCCAAAGGCAACAGGGGAAAGAgatgagtaaaataaataagaggTCTCTGGAAAGAGGGTAGCTCAATTCATCCAAAAACGACCCTTACAAATATAGTAAGTGAACAGAAGGGATGGGAGAATCTTTCCTTGGTAATAAAAGACAGCCCCAAAAGAAATGGATAGCTTGGCTTTCATCTCAAAGGTCCCCTGAGTTCCACCTCACTCACCATCCGAGTCCTGGAATTCCTCAAAAAGCCGCTGCAGCTCCAACTCCTGATCCCCCGTCCACAGTACAATATGGGTTCCTTTCCTGATTAGGAAGGTGTCAGTGGAAGAGGAAGCCCAGGAAGTGAACACGTGTCCCTATCCCAATAGCCTCCAAAGCATGCGCCTCTCTACCTTTGGAAGTCTTTGACACTGTCAGCCAGTCCCAGCTGTACCAGATGGTGGATGATCTGCTTGCGTGTTCGAGGAACAGTATTCAGGTGGGCCAAGATGGCTTCCACCACATCCTGCCCTGGCATGGGAAATGACTGAGGCAGTAAAGAAGGTCCTGCAGCTCAGGCTGCCCTCCTCACAAACTTTCCAGATCTCAAGGCCTCTCACCTTCCACGTCCTTATGGGCGAGGTACAGCTCCCGAAGACGAGCGTCTTCTTCGGGGCTCCATGTAGGCGCTCTGCGACTCGAAGACCTGAATggtgaaaggagaaagggagcatATAGGTTCTTGGCCCAAAAAGAGGAGACCAAAGGGCTTCTCTGATCAGTTCTGAAAGGAACAGGAAGGACGAGGCAGGTAACTGAAAGAGGCCAGCCGAGAGAGGCCTACAGTGTGCCTCCTTCCCCTCACTTTCCTTCCACGTAAGAACCTAAAAGTCAAACTAAGAGATTTTCCAGGTTGGGCCAGTGGAACCCTGACCATTCTGACTCCAGGGGCTAAGAATATTATGGGAAAAAGAGACTAAGTGTGAAAGGAGAGGGGCTGAGACATTAAGGGAAAGAAGACAAACATTTCTACAAATCCTCATGGTTTCCCAGCACGTTTTGGGAGAGGTCGCACACAGACTCTCTCCGGGCAATCACCCAGCTCCCAACAGTGACCACCTCTACGGAGGCTGGTGCCGGAGAAGGAAACTAGATACACAGTAGACTTAGGCTCCAGTCCCTGCTCCTCTCTTGGATAACCTTAGGTAAAGCATTTCACCtcctgagcctgttttctcaccCATGACAGGGAAAGAAACAGTGGGCTAAATGACATGCAAGCTCTTACAGCTTTAACATTCTGTGACTCTGCATCAAACTTCCCCTACCCCAACCCATCCTTTGCCAACTTCAAGCTCACCTGTCATCCAGGGAGCCATAGCCCTCAGTCATCTCTCGAACCACAGCTGTGTTCTTCCAGAACAACAGCTCCACAAAGGCTTTTTGGTTGACTGCGGCCAGTGCAAAGAATTTGCCCAGGATGTATTTGGCAAAAGTCACTAGCTCCTGTAGGAGAAGGAGGTTACTATGAGGCCTCTGGTCCAATGCAGACCCGAACCTGGCCCTCTAGGTATTTTCTCTATAGCTGTTCCCAGCTGCCCCCTCCTCACTCACTCTCTTCTGTCCTTCTCCATGCAGCTCCCTCAACCTGCCTGTCTACTTTCTCATTGTTTTCCCATCTCCCAGCCCTTGACACTTCTCAGCACCTTCTATCTCCTgaagattatttatttacctgAGGGTTCCCATACCCTTCTAAACCCCCATTCCTTGTTACTCCCTCACTTTGTAGGCTCCAGCAGCAGGGTCACTAAGCAGACGATTGAAGAGGCAGAAGACTGACAGCTGAAAAAGTAGGGCTTCCATTTTGAGGTCATGGGCCAGCCGGTGCAGCATCTTCACAATGCAATGGTTAGTGTGAGCGCTATTCTGCTGGTAGCTCCGCAGCAGCAGCACATAGGCTCGAACGACAGTTGAACATGCAAAGCTGCACCAAagcaaggagggagaggatgtCAGCATAAGGAAGACATAGGTCATCCTCAGAGCTGCAAAATCGCCACTCTAGGACCAACTCAGGCCTCTCAGCCCGCACCGTTTCAGGTAGTCCAGAAAATTAAATTCTTTCTCCGACACCTGGACCACTtgcaactcctcctcctcctcctcctcctcctcctcctcttcttcttgtTCCTCTGTCCCACATTCCTCTGGGCCCTGCTGCCCTATAGACAGAAGGAGGATTACTGAGTCTCTGTTATGTTGGTGCTAGAAAAGAGCTGGAAGGAGACAGATGTGAAGGGTGGAGACTTACGGGGAAGTGGAGCAGACAGGATTTGTTTCAGCAACTGGATCTCTTCCTCTGGAGAAATGTCTTGAGAGCCAAACACATCTCCTTCAGGCCACACCTCCCTGGAGCACAGACAGAAAAAAGGCTTTACCCAGGGGAAATCTGgctttaaatttataatttgaaGTAGAAGAAGGAATTTAGACATTTCTTTTGTTGGccagaaagaaaatgcaaactgtTACCTCAAATGAAACAAAGACCCCAGGGAAAATTTTCCTCATAAGCCACAACTCAATAAAAATCAGGTAAGAACAAAATGTAAACAATCTAAATGTTTGATACCTGGTTGAACAAATGTATGTATTCAcacaatggttttttttttttttNtcgcccggctagttttttgtattttttagtagagacggggtttcaccgtgttagccaggatggtctcgatctcctgaccttgtgatccgcccgtctcagcctcccaaagtgctgggattacaggcttgagccaccgcgcccggcaagagtGCAGTGTCttaatcacagttcactgcaccctcaaactcctaagctccagtgatcctcgtgcctcagcctcctgagtagctgggactacaggtatgtgccaccttGCCGgtgaattgttttttgtttttttttgagacagagtcttgctctgtggcccagactggagcgcagtggcatagcacaatcttggcctactgcaacctcggcctcctgggttcaagcaattctcatgcctcagcttcccaaatagctgggactacaggtgcgtgccatcatacccagctaatttttgtatttttagtagagaaggggaggctttgtcatgttgcccaggctggtctcaaactcctggcctcaaatgatccacccaccgtggcctcccaaagtgctgggattacaggcaagagccactgtgcccagcctgtcctAGGCTTTTCACTTATTCCACTTTGGGTTCATGGACAACTGTTACAATCCCAGCTTTATAGATCTGGAGACCGACACAAACAGCTTGAGCTTATTCCAATAATAACCAATACAGGACTAGAATCCAGACCTTCTAAAGTTCAATTTAAGGCTCTTTTAGTGTTgctgttgagacagagtctcactgtgtcacccaggctggagtgcagtggcatgatcttagctcactgcaatttccacctcctggattcaagtgattctgtttcagccttctgagcagcggagattacagatgtgcgctaccacgcctggctaatttttgtatttttagtagaggcagggtttcaccatattggccagctggtcttgaacccctgacctcaagtaatctgcccacctcggcctccccaactgcggggattataggtgtgtgccaccgtgcccggccgcaaCTTAAGGCTCTTTCCATCTCACCACAATGCTTTCAAGGTATAATCAGAAAATGCTACAGCATAATTATTAAACTCTAAAATTATGAATCCCCAGGGTTTTTGTACTTGGCACttggtaggtgttcaataaatgtttcctgaCTGAACTAAAATATTTATGGCAGATCAGAGATTATTCTAATGGGAGAAGGAAACTGTGGTAGACTCACACTGGCCAACACCCACAAACCTCTTGTTGTCATAGCTCAGAACAGGTTTAACAGATGAACTTAAGCTGTACAAACTGTGAGAAGAAAGCCCCCTTTCCTTGACTCTCCCTCACAGCTCTTTCTACGTCGTGGGGCTGCCCAGTACCTGCACCACCAGGTTCCCACGGCTCCGACAGAACCGCTCCAACATTTTGAGGAAGAGGTGGGTGGTCTCCACCAAGTCACGAAGGAAAGAACGGGGCTGGCATCTCTCATCAAACTTTCGAAAAAGTGTCAGGAATAGTTCTCGGTACTCCATCACATAGAAAATATTGTCTAGGaatggggaagagaaagggaTGGAAGGGCTATTCTGGAAAGCCTGGAAAAGGAgagatggatgaagctgggaCTGGGAAGAATGAGATTCTCATCATGAGATGGGACAGGCTGGGATCGGGGACCAGGCCAGGGCCTCACTCTTGATGATGCGGCTGCTCTCCCTCACAGCCTCATCTGGGGATAAGTCCATCTCATTCACTGTTGCCAGCAGCTCCTGATAGGCCTTCAGAGCTAAGTGCATCCTGAGAGTTGAGGGGAAAAGGTGAAATGGAGGACAACTTAGGGCAATGGCCCATGGAAACAGCAACCTCCCAcggccaaaaaaaagaaaaaaaaatgtgccaccCAAACCAAATTTCCCAGCCAGTCCTTGCTCTTCAGACTGACCACTTGAACCCTGAATCAGGGAAAAAGCACCAGCCAGAATTCAAGCATTCAGATCCCTAGCTCACTCTAACTCCAGTAACCATCCCACTCACCGGCGTGCCCAGGAGGCAGCTTCCTTGCGGTCAGTCAGCATCATCTCGTAGTAGTTAGTGAGGTTCTGCTCAATGAAGTGGAAGGTGCGGACACTGAGGGTCTCAGAAACCAGGCCTGGCCGGAAGGAGGCAGCTCGGTTGAAGGCCATGAAGAAAGCCAAGGCCCACATATAATAGGTCTCATCATGCTGCTGAGCTTTCTCCCGAAGCAGGTGATcctaacagttaaaaaaaaaaaaaaaaaaaaagatcaccgTGACTTCAGGGCTTCCAACTTCTTCCTTCCTGTCCTATGATGATGGAATGGATGCTGGACACcattgtcataattttttttttttgaggcggagtctcactctattgcccaggctggagtgcaatggcatgatctcggctcactgcaacttccagctcccaggttcaagcgattctcctgcctcagcctcccgggtagctaggattataggtgcccgtcaccatgcccagttaattttttgtattttcagtagagatggggtttcaccatgttgcaggctggtctcaaacttctgacctcaggtgatatacctgccttgggctcccaaactgttggtattacaggcgtgagccaccgcgcctgtttattttttttctttttttttttttttgacagtctcgctctgtcatgatgaggctggagtgcagtggtgtgatctcggctcactgcaacctctgcttcccaggttcaagtgattatcctgcctcaggt
This sequence is a window from Theropithecus gelada isolate Dixy chromosome 11, Tgel_1.0, whole genome shotgun sequence. Protein-coding genes within it:
- the TIMELESS gene encoding protein timeless homolog, with protein sequence MDLHMMNCELLATCSALGYLEGDTYHKEPDCLESVKDLIRYLRHEDETRDVRQQLGAAQILQSDLLPILTQHRQDKPLFDAVIRLMVNLTQPALLCFGSLPKEPSFRHHFLQVLTYLQAYKEAFASEKAFGVLSETLYELLQLGWEERQEEDNLLIERILLLVRNILHVPADLDQEKKIDDDASVHDQLLWAIHLSGLDDLLLFLASSSAEQQWSLHVLEIVSLMFRDQNPEQLAGIGQGRLAQERSADVAELEVLRQREMAEKKTRALQRGNRHSRFGGSYIVQGLKSIGERDLIFHKGLHNLRNYSSDLGKQPKKVPKRHQAARELSIQRRSALNVRLFLRDFCSEFLENCYNRLMGSVKDHLLREKAQQHDETYYMWALAFFMAFNRAASFRPGLVSETLSVRTFHFIEQNLTNYYEMMLTDRKEAASWARRMHLALKAYQELLATVNEMDLSPDEAVRESSRIIKNNIFYVMEYRELFLTLFRKFDERCQPRSFLRDLVETTHLFLKMLERFCRSRGNLVVQVLGSPTTEVWPEGDVFGSQDISPEEEIQLLKQILSAPLPRQQGPEECGTEEQEEEEEEEEEEEEELQVVQVSEKEFNFLDYLKRFACSTVVRAYVLLLRSYQQNSAHTNHCIVKMLHRLAHDLKMEALLFQLSVFCLFNRLLSDPAAGAYKELVTFAKYILGKFFALAAVNQKAFVELLFWKNTAVVREMTEGYGSLDDRSSSRRAPTWSPEEDARLRELYLAHKDVEGQDVVEAILAHLNTVPRTRKQIIHHLVQLGLADSVKDFQRKGTHIVLWTGDQELELQRLFEEFQDSDDVLGHIMKNITAKRSRARIVDKLLALGLVAERRELYKKRRKKLASSILPNGAESLKDFCQEDLEEEENLPEEDSEEDEEGSSEAEEVQGSLVLSTENLGQSLHQEGFSTPLLWLQHCLIRAADDREEDGCSQAVPLVPLTEENEEAMENEQFQQLLRKLGVRPPASEQETFWRIPAKLSPTQLRRVAASLNQPEEEQKLQPELQPEVPGEEGSDEEHCKEHRPQALRALLLTHKKKGLASPEEEDTVGKEQLKTAPKKRQLLDSDEEQEDEGRNRAPELAAPRIQKKKRFQIEDDEDD